The Nitrospira sp. genome contains a region encoding:
- a CDS encoding PAS domain-containing protein → MTIATTGRPEERELLCAAFKSFDEAAHTLQQSYHALTARVEQMDVELAHSNEALRRQLCQNEAMRVHLDGILESLSTGVLVVDDSEIISRSNRAAGALLGATDAELRNRRASDVLSRAGLSVCDRPQRIGQALVSISRVPLHNNSGDASGHLVLIQDITRVYQLEEQLQRKERLAAMGELIGRIAHEIRNPLGSVELFASMLQRDLDEHPSAKRYAEQISQAVQSMDRLLANLLLYTTPVRMARGWYPVEPLIRNSIKLAAHTIAKVPVEIRVDLDRETRSIWCHEGQLKQVVLNLVVNAVQAMPNGGILVVGLHKEPVQTLGLPSVRLTVRDSGIGIDPAHRSRMFDPFFTTKDEGTGLGLAIVHSIVEAHQGRIDVESTVGQGTSCSIILPHPSVTQNQLESGETDPVERNLALAEDWSHE, encoded by the coding sequence ATGACCATCGCGACCACAGGGCGTCCTGAGGAACGAGAACTGCTTTGCGCGGCGTTCAAAAGCTTCGATGAAGCCGCCCATACCCTGCAGCAATCGTATCACGCGCTCACCGCGCGTGTGGAGCAGATGGATGTGGAATTGGCTCACAGCAATGAGGCCCTGCGCCGGCAGCTTTGTCAGAACGAGGCCATGCGCGTGCATCTCGACGGCATCCTCGAGTCCTTATCGACCGGGGTCTTGGTGGTGGACGATTCTGAGATCATCAGCCGGAGCAACCGAGCCGCCGGAGCGTTGCTCGGGGCGACGGATGCCGAACTGCGGAATCGTCGCGCCTCCGACGTTTTGTCTCGTGCGGGCCTCAGCGTGTGTGATCGGCCGCAACGCATCGGGCAGGCGTTGGTCTCCATCAGCCGGGTACCGTTGCACAACAATTCCGGAGATGCCTCCGGTCACCTCGTCCTGATTCAGGACATCACTCGGGTGTATCAGCTCGAAGAGCAACTGCAGCGCAAGGAAAGACTTGCGGCCATGGGGGAACTCATCGGACGGATCGCGCATGAAATCAGAAATCCGCTGGGCAGCGTGGAGCTCTTTGCGTCCATGCTCCAGCGCGATCTGGACGAACACCCGTCCGCCAAACGCTATGCCGAGCAGATTTCGCAAGCCGTCCAGTCGATGGACCGCTTGCTGGCCAATCTCTTGCTGTACACAACACCGGTACGCATGGCTCGTGGCTGGTACCCGGTTGAGCCGTTGATCCGCAATTCCATCAAACTGGCGGCCCATACGATCGCCAAAGTGCCGGTGGAGATCCGAGTGGACCTCGATCGGGAGACCCGTTCGATCTGGTGCCATGAGGGGCAGCTGAAACAAGTCGTCTTGAATCTGGTCGTGAACGCCGTGCAGGCGATGCCCAACGGAGGCATCTTGGTGGTCGGTCTTCACAAGGAACCGGTCCAGACACTCGGCCTGCCCTCCGTTCGTCTGACCGTGCGCGATTCCGGTATCGGCATCGATCCGGCTCATCGCTCGCGCATGTTTGATCCCTTCTTCACGACGAAGGATGAAGGCACCGGTCTCGGTCTTGCCATCGTCCATTCAATCGTCGAAGCCCATCAAGGTCGGATCGACGTCGAGAGCACAGTGGGTCAAGGCACCTCTTGTTCGATTATTCTGCCGCATCCATCGGTGACGCAGAACCAGCTTGAATCCGGTGAAACCGACCCTGTGGAACGCAATTTGGCATTAGCGGAGGATTGGTCTCATGAGTGA
- a CDS encoding tetratricopeptide repeat protein — protein MHRYRPLYAPLILWTAVWMAIPPSAIGESSGRSSPPTLSAAVTERAPSVRNPEPVDRLLQLLPDDGPRLEGLSQGIEGLAWEEGQSAYRKKSWVEARRFFEMIVKEHPASVLVPSAKAFLVELSLRDDLSTPHRLDAIQEYKKLLHDHPQSANARRAEWRIADLYIDQGWIQEAQAFYEQAMAHSAHLPFDANRALLGLGHTFMAMSKWKDAEHAYANVRKRSEDDRLLQGATLGLAHALFRQRRFAEAHIFYDLSYRRWPTLFRGDPLALQWYAVTQVELHHEAPVRELMMLFYNLHPHHEYAPAALLQAAESFRAGSKQPLAEFVYALIPSLYPQSPLAATARLRIATLRGENMLPAGGNWVGLTVRAMMHDVPVPDQTDTSYRALLEAIATQETDTPIGGEALFYLGKGYEDANDMNRALGAYRDVTIRTEPGSAPWSLKASERLSALLTPWIEAAVSSHDDLTVVSLFHRYGATGEQRYARSPLLLEIAEAHRRIGFAREALRLHQQVMKAHREPALIEPALISLGKIYLDQRDPEAARKVLERYRFQFPIGQYEGEVLHLLIAAMRQQRDLQGLLHLCRTWLMRHPVHPERPAMYLQLAKTLGELEKLDESALAYEEAFKAGAGKSPDTLLAYADTLSRLNRHERAITAYLAVLEKKPKASQAEWAHLQTAQHWTALKQYDRATVALAELDVAGDQTVNRLAASLKASLQGVRRSANAEGL, from the coding sequence GTGCATCGATACCGCCCTTTATATGCTCCGTTGATTCTCTGGACCGCCGTCTGGATGGCGATCCCTCCCTCAGCCATTGGGGAGTCTTCCGGCCGCTCATCTCCTCCCACCTTGTCGGCCGCCGTCACCGAGCGGGCCCCCTCGGTGCGCAATCCGGAGCCGGTCGACCGGCTCCTCCAGCTCTTGCCCGACGACGGACCCCGTCTGGAAGGCCTCTCTCAAGGAATTGAAGGTCTGGCGTGGGAAGAAGGCCAGTCTGCCTATAGAAAGAAGTCCTGGGTTGAAGCGCGACGATTTTTCGAGATGATCGTCAAAGAACATCCCGCAAGCGTCCTCGTTCCATCGGCGAAGGCGTTTTTGGTCGAGCTGTCGCTGCGTGACGATCTCTCCACGCCACATCGGTTGGACGCGATTCAGGAGTACAAAAAGCTTCTCCATGATCATCCACAGTCTGCAAATGCCAGAAGAGCGGAATGGCGGATCGCGGATTTATACATTGATCAAGGGTGGATTCAGGAAGCACAGGCATTCTACGAGCAAGCCATGGCCCATTCCGCCCACCTTCCGTTCGACGCGAATCGGGCTCTGCTCGGGCTGGGACACACGTTCATGGCGATGAGCAAATGGAAGGATGCCGAGCACGCCTATGCCAATGTGAGAAAGCGAAGCGAGGATGACCGGCTGCTTCAAGGGGCTACGCTGGGATTGGCCCATGCCCTGTTCCGGCAGCGACGATTTGCGGAAGCGCATATCTTCTACGACCTGAGTTATCGGCGATGGCCGACCCTCTTCAGGGGTGACCCTCTGGCTCTCCAGTGGTACGCTGTTACACAGGTTGAATTGCATCATGAGGCGCCTGTCCGAGAGCTCATGATGCTCTTCTACAATCTGCATCCACACCACGAGTACGCCCCTGCAGCGTTGCTGCAGGCGGCCGAGAGCTTCCGGGCGGGGTCCAAACAGCCGCTCGCGGAGTTTGTTTATGCGTTGATTCCCTCGCTGTACCCTCAAAGCCCCTTGGCGGCGACGGCCAGGCTGCGGATCGCCACCCTTCGCGGGGAAAACATGCTCCCGGCCGGAGGAAATTGGGTCGGGCTCACGGTGCGCGCCATGATGCACGACGTACCGGTCCCGGATCAGACCGACACATCCTACCGAGCGCTGCTGGAGGCGATCGCGACGCAAGAGACGGATACTCCCATCGGCGGCGAGGCGCTGTTTTACCTGGGGAAGGGGTACGAAGATGCGAATGACATGAATCGGGCGCTTGGGGCATACAGGGACGTCACCATTCGAACCGAGCCTGGAAGCGCTCCGTGGTCGCTGAAGGCTTCGGAGCGTCTGTCGGCTCTCTTGACGCCTTGGATCGAAGCGGCGGTGTCCTCGCATGACGATCTCACGGTGGTGAGTCTCTTTCACCGCTACGGCGCGACCGGAGAACAACGTTATGCGCGTTCTCCGTTGCTGCTCGAAATCGCCGAGGCCCATCGACGTATCGGGTTCGCACGGGAAGCCCTACGGCTCCACCAACAGGTGATGAAGGCGCATCGAGAGCCGGCCTTGATAGAACCGGCCTTGATCAGCCTGGGAAAGATCTACCTCGATCAACGGGATCCTGAGGCCGCCCGAAAAGTCCTTGAGCGATACCGGTTTCAGTTTCCTATCGGACAATACGAAGGGGAGGTGCTGCACCTGCTCATCGCCGCCATGCGGCAACAGCGGGATTTGCAAGGCCTTCTCCATCTCTGTCGCACATGGCTCATGCGCCATCCGGTTCATCCTGAACGGCCGGCGATGTATCTGCAGTTGGCCAAGACGTTGGGAGAACTGGAGAAGCTCGACGAGTCTGCGCTGGCGTACGAAGAAGCGTTCAAAGCCGGCGCGGGGAAATCACCCGATACACTCCTGGCTTACGCGGATACCTTGTCTCGATTGAATCGGCATGAACGGGCCATCACGGCTTATCTGGCGGTGTTGGAAAAGAAACCGAAGGCGAGCCAAGCGGAATGGGCGCATCTCCAAACCGCTCAGCATTGGACGGCGTTGAAGCAGTACGATCGCGCCACCGTCGCGCTGGCGGAACTCGATGTGGCCGGGGACCAGACGGTCAACCGGCTGGCGGCATCGCTCAAAGCCAGCTTGCAAGGCGTCCGCCGTTCGGCGAATGCGGAGGGATTATGA
- a CDS encoding sigma-54-dependent Fis family transcriptional regulator → MSQVHVLVVDDDPALRDILQETLVQEGYSVSTAEDGTAAIRAVREAVVHIVITDFQLPDIDGLAIIDRLAKLDAKIIPIMMTGFGTIETAVRAMKSGAFDFITKPFDLETVAVVVRKAAEFHRLRQENHLLRKAVRDQYRLEQLVGISEPMQQVMDFVQKVADSDSTVMIQGESGTGKELVARMLHFNSLRRDRPLVPVNCGAIPENLLESELFGHEKGAFTGATHPRMGRFELAHGGTIFLDEIGEMSLPLQVKLLRVLQEREFERVGGNRTIHVDVRIIAATNQDLETLVEERRFRKDLFYRLNVIPIVIPPLRDRRSDIPLLIDHFLTRFNQSKHTEVSGFTPEALHQLTKYDWPGNIRELENMVERLVVLKKHGILSAEDLPQKIGPKPAAPEFKEQFFRFSEDGINLSREVEQYEKHLIMEALRKANGVTSRAAQLLHLNRTTLVEKLKRKGVDPRSHLETLPLWPGPSSQKIDDIAT, encoded by the coding sequence ATGAGTCAAGTCCACGTCTTGGTTGTCGACGACGATCCCGCGCTCCGGGACATTCTGCAGGAAACGCTCGTGCAGGAGGGGTATAGCGTCTCGACTGCGGAGGATGGGACCGCGGCGATCCGCGCGGTCAGGGAGGCCGTGGTCCATATCGTGATCACGGACTTTCAGCTGCCCGACATCGACGGACTTGCCATTATCGATCGCCTTGCCAAGCTCGACGCGAAAATCATTCCCATCATGATGACCGGATTCGGCACGATCGAAACCGCTGTCCGTGCCATGAAATCCGGCGCGTTCGATTTCATTACGAAGCCGTTTGATCTCGAGACTGTTGCGGTGGTGGTGCGGAAGGCGGCGGAGTTTCATCGTCTGCGTCAAGAAAACCACCTCTTGAGAAAGGCCGTGCGGGATCAATACCGGCTGGAGCAATTGGTGGGCATCAGCGAGCCGATGCAGCAGGTGATGGATTTCGTGCAAAAAGTCGCCGACAGCGACAGCACGGTGATGATTCAAGGGGAGAGCGGCACGGGCAAGGAGCTGGTGGCCCGCATGCTCCACTTCAATAGTCTTCGGCGAGATCGTCCGTTGGTCCCGGTGAATTGCGGGGCCATTCCTGAAAATCTGCTGGAATCGGAGCTCTTCGGGCACGAAAAGGGCGCGTTTACCGGTGCCACCCATCCGCGGATGGGCCGTTTCGAGTTGGCGCATGGCGGGACCATCTTTCTCGATGAAATCGGGGAAATGAGCCTCCCGCTGCAAGTGAAGCTGCTCCGTGTGCTGCAAGAACGGGAATTCGAGCGGGTGGGGGGAAATCGGACGATTCATGTGGACGTGCGGATCATCGCCGCGACGAATCAGGATTTGGAAACGCTCGTGGAGGAAAGGCGATTCCGCAAGGATCTGTTCTATCGGCTCAATGTGATTCCGATCGTCATCCCGCCCCTCCGAGACCGCCGCAGCGACATTCCGCTCCTCATCGATCACTTTTTGACCCGCTTCAATCAGAGCAAGCACACCGAGGTGTCGGGTTTCACCCCCGAGGCGCTGCACCAGTTGACCAAGTACGATTGGCCTGGGAACATTCGAGAGCTGGAGAATATGGTCGAACGGCTGGTCGTCCTGAAGAAGCACGGCATTCTGTCGGCAGAGGATCTTCCGCAGAAGATCGGTCCGAAACCGGCCGCCCCTGAATTCAAGGAACAGTTCTTCAGGTTCAGTGAGGACGGCATCAATCTCTCCAGAGAGGTCGAGCAGTACGAAAAGCACCTCATCATGGAGGCGTTACGCAAGGCAAACGGCGTCACGTCTCGCGCCGCTCAACTTCTCCATCTCAATCGGACGACGTTGGTCGAAAAACTCAAACGCAAAGGCGTTGATCCGCGATCCCACCTGGAAACGCTCCCATTGTGGCCCGGGCCATCCAGTCAAAAGATTGACGATATCGCGACCTAG